In a single window of the Gossypium hirsutum isolate 1008001.06 chromosome D02, Gossypium_hirsutum_v2.1, whole genome shotgun sequence genome:
- the LOC107903686 gene encoding B3 domain-containing transcription repressor VAL2 isoform X2, with translation MALKSCMNVLCGASTSIEWRNGWTLRSGDFANLCDKCGSAYEQSIFCDVFHSKDSGWRDCNSCGKPLHCGCIASRFLLELLDGGGINCVSCAKKSGFNHMIEDEKPNGFGMVKADAGQLHSTSADNQLSGASIENLQLMQLSNNAESIGLRQLLQLHNDDSSGSLGQMKQDEFLPPPREMGNTCLTSINQASNGSVEAVKPTTSKVNIFDSLPQTNLSISLGGSLGNQNGFPSSVVDEKSKMSSVLQQASKSRHLLPKPPRSVLATGLEMNAGTVPQIRVARPPAEGRGRNQLLPRYWPRITDQELQQISGDSNSTIVPLFEKVLSASDAGRIGRLVLPKACAEAYFPPISQPEGLPLRIQDVKGKEWVFQFRFWPNNNSRMYVLEGVTPCIQSMQLQAGDTVTFSRKDPEGKLVMGFRKATNTAVVQSLKGSTDPHLNGLSKHSSLAGGDISGHKSDMHEDRIREDLLLTSMLTPERKRTRNIGSKSKRLLIDSQDALELKLTWEEAQDLLHPPPSIKPSIVTIEDHDFEEYDEPPVFGKRSIFAVRSTGGQEQWAQCDNCSKWRRVPVDALLPPKWTCADNNWDQSRSSCSLPDELTPRELEILLRLNTDFTKRRIIAFHRQTQEHESSPGLNALANAAILGDNVADSGTTSVATTTKHPRHRPGCSCIVCIQPPSGKGKHKPTCTCNVCLTVKRRFKTLMMRKKKRQSEREAEIALRNQQAWGPREEAEVESSSKHVSPHHDPSENEARSVNKLESKNQSNNNKLVSKVVEVNKGRIDLNCDPCRDDDSQFGSSTRMSMMNLLHVASLPLETYLKENGLTSLVSDQQAISTSHAPPQTGNTSEPHDDQCSHSATEEHETRDEVNT, from the exons ATGGCTTTGAAGAGCTGCATGAATGTACTCTGTGGCGCGTCCACATCGATTGAGTGGAGAAACGGTTGGACTTTGCGATCTGGAGATTTTGCTAATCTCTGCGATAAGTGCgg GTCTGCATATGAACAATCAATATTCTGTGACGTGTTCCACTCAAAGGATTCTGGGTGGAGGGATTGCAATTCATGTGGCAAG CCTCTCCATTGTGGATGCATTGCTTCAAGGTTTTTGCTCGAGCTTCTTGATGGTGGGGGTATCAACTGTGTAAGCTGTGCTAAAAAGTCAGGATTTAACCAT ATGATTGAAGATGAAAAGCCTAATGGGTTTGGTATGGTGAAGGCCGATGCTGGTCAATTGCACTCAACCTCTGCAGACAACCAATTGAGTGGTGCGAGCATTGAAAACCTACAGCTTATGCAGTTGAGCAACAATGCAGAAAGCATTGGGTTGAGACAATTGCTTCAGCTTCACAATGATGACTCAAGTGGGTCTCTCGGGCAAATGAAACAGGATGAATTTTTGCCTCCTCCTAGGGAAATGGGAAACACATGCTTGACAAGTATTAATCAAGCATCTAATGGATCAGTTGAAGCTGTGAAACCTACCACTAgtaaagttaatatttttgaTTCATTGCCACAAACCAACTTGAGTATTTCTTTGGGTGGCTCGTTAGGGAACCAAAATGGCTTTCCTAGTTCAGTTGTAGATGAAAAGAGTAAGATGTCTTCAGTCTTGCAACAGGCATCCAAATCTCGCCATCTTCTGCCCAAGCCTCCAAGGTCGGTCCTTGCAACAGGTCTAGAGATGAATGCAGGAACGGTACCCCAGATACGTGTTGCTAGGCCCCCAGCAGAGGGACGTGGGCGGAATCAGTTGCTTCCTCGTTATTGGCCCAGGATTACGGACCAAGAATTACAACAAATTTCTGGAGA TTCAAATTCCACCATTGTTCCACTGTTTGAAAAGGTTTTGAGTGCAAGTGATGCTGGACGGATTGGTCGTTTGGTTCTGCCAAAAGCATGTGCTGAA GCTTATTTTCCCCCCATATCTCAACCAGAGGGTCTTCCCCTAAGAATTCAAGATGTGAAGGGAAAAGAATGGGTGTTTCAGTTCAGATTCTGGCCTAATAACAACAGCAGGATGTATGTTTTGGAGGGTGTGACTCCTTGCATACAGTCCATGCAGTTGCAAGCTGGAGATACTG TAACATTTAGCCGTAAGGATCCAGAAGGGAAGCTTGTTATGGGGTTTCGTAAAGCAACAAACACTGCTGTGGTGCAG TCATTGAAGGGAAGCACAGATCCCCACCTAAATGGACTGTCAAAACATTCGAGTTTAGCTGGTGGTGATATTAGTGGGCATAAATCTGATATGCATGAGGACAGGATCAGGGAGGACTTATTACTAACATCTATGTTAACCCCAGAGAGAAAAAGAACTCGGAATATTGGGTCCAAAAGCAAGAGGTTGCTGATTGACAGTCAGGATGCTTTGGAGCTGAAACTTACTTGGGAAGAGGCTCAGGATTTGCTCCACCCACCCCCCAGTATCAAGCCAAGCATTGTTACAATTGAGGATCATGATTTTGAAGAATATGAT GAACCTCCAGTTTTTGGGAAGAGGAGTATCTTTGCAGTTCGTTCAACGGG GGGACAAGAGCAATGGGCTCAGTGTGATAATTGTTCTAAATGGAGAAGGGTGCCTGTCGATGCTCTTCTTCCACCTAAGTGGACATGTGCAGACAACAACTGGGACCAAAGCAG GTCTTCATGTTCCTTACCCGATGAACTCACCCCAAGGGAGCTAGAAATTCTTCTTAGATTGAACACAG ATTTCACAAAAAGGAGAATCATAGCATTTCATAGGCAAACTCAGGAGCATGAATCATCACCTGGTTTGAATGCTTTAGCCAATGCTGCAATCCTTGGAGACAATGTAGCTGATTCCGGCACTACGTCAGTGGCAACAACAACTAAACACCCGAGGCATCGTCCTGGTTGCTCCTGCATTGTGTGCATCCAGCCTCCGAGTGGGAAAGGAAAACACAAGCCAACATGCACATGTAATGTGTGCTTGACGGTTAAACGTCGTTTTAAAACCCTCATGATGCGCAAGAAAAAGCGTCAGTCGGAGCGTGAAGCAGAGATTGCTCTGAGGAATCAGCAAGCATGGGGTCCCAGAGAAGAAGCAGAAGTTGAAAGCAGCTCTAAACATGTATCACCGCACCACGATCCTTCTGAGAACGAAGCAAGGTCAGTTAACAAGTTAGAATCCAAGAACCAGAGCAACAACAACAAACTAGTGTCCAAAGTGGTTGAAGTCAACAAGGGACGGATAGACTTGAACTGCGACCCATGTCGTGACGATGATTCGCAATTTGGTTCCTCCACCCGCATGAGCATGATGAATCTTCTTCATGTTGCAAGCCTTCCATTGGAGACTTACCTTAAGGAGAATGGCCTTACAAGCTTGGTATCCGATCAACAAGCAATCTCGACGTCACATGCTCCACCACAGACTGGCAATACAAGCGAGCCACATGACGATCAATGTTCCCATTCTGCCACCGAAGAGCATGAGACTAGGGATGAAGTAAACACTTAA
- the LOC107903681 gene encoding probable serine/threonine-protein kinase PBL1: MGFAYMMGCFTVLKSKKKKSKQVVLVKPIARKELVPTALPEPQVQTQSLRSAPPSFRTRVKLIHLNNKTTCDRTHALSAPSSFDAVEQDALTFAEFVEQEEFKTHVGLVKEPRSPSPQPLPLPSPRGTVLKTMGSFKLANASVPLVASGPLPLPPCGTLRNFGYEEIAAACHHFASDRCISEGLSFVLYKASFGDDASSYKKFEATVIRLNSSTQGLREFINEVNTLALLQNPNLCKLLGYHARDSSEQRMLVYERLFHGSLEQLLYGRSDGPPLDWNARMKIALCSAQGLAFLHEEGPFLAMYNEFSTAYIQIDKDFSAKLSGYGCVGHIPETGGISVNAVAVANLSVETLEKGWLTPKSNVWSFGIVLLELLTGRKNLDNRYPKEERNLVKWSRPFLADGCRLSLIMDPHLKGRFPMKAARTIADIAQRCLQKDPSERPTMRTVVENLKVVQDIKYSCWFPLQEPATIVGKQLSRSPSFNGVITPAPGLSFLPSPPSRTGLFISLTRPPTSVSALPSRACSSTLSLQELERQEARRSAATTIGRTSVEVEGF; this comes from the exons ATGGGATTTGCATATATGATGGGGTGTTTTACAGTTTTGAAAAGTAAGAAGAAAAAGTCCAAGCAGGTAGTTCTTGTAAAGCCGATTGCTCGTAAGGAGCTTGTGCCCACAGCACTGCCTGAGCCCCAAGTTCAGACCCAGTCATTGCGGTCGGCGCCCCCAAGTTTTAGAACCAGAGTGAAACTGATTCATCTTAATAATAAGACAACCTGTGATAGGACGCATGCATTATCTGCCCCATCAAGCTTTGATGCTGTCGAGCAAGATGCACTGACATTTGCTGAATTCGTAGAACAGGAAGAGTTCAAAACTCACGTTGGATTAGTGAAGGAACCGAGGTCACCGAGTCCGCAACCTCTTCCACTTCCTTCTCCCCGTGGTACCGTGTTGAAGACAATGGGAAGCTTTAAATTAGCGAATGCTAGTGTCCCTTTGGTTGCTTCCGGACCACTGCCCCTGCCTCCCTGTGGAACACTACGAAACTTTGGTTATGAAGAAATCGCTGCGGCTTGCCATCATTTCGCTTCTGATAGATGCATATCTGAGggtctttcttttgttttgtatAAGGCTTCTTTCGGAGATGATGCATCGAGTTATAAGAAGTTTGAAGCTACTGTTATTCGCCTTAACTCGTCTACTCAG GGTTTAAGGGAGTTTATCAACGAAGTAAACACTCTTGCATTGTTGCAAAATCCAAACCTCTGTAAATTGCTTGGATACCACGCACGTGATAGTTCGGAACAAAGAATGTTGGTCTACGAGAGGCTGTTTCATGGAAGTTTAGAGCAGCTTTTATACGGGAGGTCTGATGGACCACCACTTGATTGGAATGCCCGAATGAAAATCGCTCTATGTTCTGCACAGGGTCTTGCTTTCTTGCATGAGGAAGGACCGTTTctg GCAATGTACAATGAATTTTCAACTGCCTATATACAAATTGACAAAGATTTCAGTGCAAAGCTATCGGGATACGGGTGTGTTGGTCATATACCCGAGACAGGAGGGATTTCTGTTAATGCAGTT GCTGTGGCAAATCTTTCAGTCGAGACCTTGGAGAAAGGATGGTTAACTCCGAAGAGCAACGTTTGGAGTTTCGGAATTGTCTTACTGGAATTACTTACTGGCCGGAAAAACCTCGATAACCGTTATCCTAAAGAAGAGAGGAACTTAGTGAAATGGAGTCGGCCATTCTTAGCTGATGGTTGTAGATTATCACTCATCATGGATCCTCATCTTAAAGGTCGTTTTCCTATGAAAGCTGCTCGCACTATTGCTGACATTGCACAAAGATGTCTCCAAAAGGATCCATCCGAAAGACCGACAATGAGAACCGTAGTTGAGAATCTCAAAGTCGTCCAAGATATAAAATATTCGTGCTGGTTTCCGTTACAAGAGCCAGCGACAATTGTCGGAAAACAACTGTCAAGGTCACCTAGTTTTAACGGGGTTATTACTCCGGCACCTGGGTTAAGTTTCTTACCATCGCCACCGTCAAGAACCGGACTATTCATTTCTCTGACAAGACCACCTACATCGGTATCGGCACTTCCGTCCCGAGCTTGTTCTTCTACACTTTCATTACAAGAACTTGAAAGGCAAGAAGCTAGAAGATCAGCAGCAACAACCATTGGAAGGACTAGCGTGGAAGTGGAAGGATTTTGA
- the LOC107906185 gene encoding uncharacterized protein, producing MQQSWKLNIQARTQIFNFKLKATKILPTGEFHRFSLLLRLHKFFLKLRLKSGSTVSISSQQKRSLKSRFLSFLEKIRFRRERKGITIQYPDVKSVVHRVKQFADKKSNWAGSLVIAILSLLQQWISKKDGKGIIIHTCIILLSLYWVLYLNRGKNRRVWMVGTAVSWVVFNLGKDYVSEHAWNWIP from the exons ATGCAACAATCCTGGAAATTAAACATCCAAGCCCGAACCCAGATCTTCAATTTCAAATTAAAAGCCACCAAAATCTTACCTACCGGCGAATTCCATCGATTCTCGCTCCTCCTTAGGCTCCACAAATTCTTCCTCAAGCTCCGGTTGAAATCAGGGTCAACGGTTTCAATTTCCTCTCAACAAAAACGAAGCTTGAAATCCAGATTTCTCAGTTTCCTCGAGAAAATCCGATTTCGCCGTGAGAGGAAAGGGATAACGATCCAATACCCAGATGTTAAATCGGTGGTGCATCGAGTGAAGCAGTTCGCTGACAAG aaatcAAACTGGGCTGGTTCTTTGGTAATTGCGATTCTCAGTTTGCTGCAGCAATGGATTTCCAAGAAAGATGGTAAAGGAATTATAATTCATACATGCATTATTTTATTGTCGTTGTATTGGGTTTTGTATTTAAACAGAGGAAAAAACAGAAGGGTTTGGATGGTTGGAACAGCTGTTTCTTGGGTTGTCTTCAATTTAGGCAAAGATTATGTTTCAGAACATGCTTGGAATTGGATTCCATAG
- the LOC107903686 gene encoding B3 domain-containing transcription repressor VAL2 isoform X1 yields the protein MALKSCMNVLCGASTSIEWRNGWTLRSGDFANLCDKCGSAYEQSIFCDVFHSKDSGWRDCNSCGKPLHCGCIASRFLLELLDGGGINCVSCAKKSGFNHMIEDEKPNGFGMVKADAGQLHSTSADNQLSGASIENLQLMQLSNNAESIGLRQLLQLHNDDSSGSLGQMKQDEFLPPPREMGNTCLTSINQASNGSVEAVKPTTSKVNIFDSLPQTNLSISLGGSLGNQNGFPSSVVDEKSKMSSVLQQASKSRHLLPKPPRSVLATGLEMNAGTVPQIRVARPPAEGRGRNQLLPRYWPRITDQELQQISGDSNSTIVPLFEKVLSASDAGRIGRLVLPKACAEAYFPPISQPEGLPLRIQDVKGKEWVFQFRFWPNNNSRMYVLEGVTPCIQSMQLQAGDTVTFSRKDPEGKLVMGFRKATNTAVVQETLPPAIPNGTLSSESYFSGVFENLPIISGYSGLLQSLKGSTDPHLNGLSKHSSLAGGDISGHKSDMHEDRIREDLLLTSMLTPERKRTRNIGSKSKRLLIDSQDALELKLTWEEAQDLLHPPPSIKPSIVTIEDHDFEEYDEPPVFGKRSIFAVRSTGGQEQWAQCDNCSKWRRVPVDALLPPKWTCADNNWDQSRSSCSLPDELTPRELEILLRLNTDFTKRRIIAFHRQTQEHESSPGLNALANAAILGDNVADSGTTSVATTTKHPRHRPGCSCIVCIQPPSGKGKHKPTCTCNVCLTVKRRFKTLMMRKKKRQSEREAEIALRNQQAWGPREEAEVESSSKHVSPHHDPSENEARSVNKLESKNQSNNNKLVSKVVEVNKGRIDLNCDPCRDDDSQFGSSTRMSMMNLLHVASLPLETYLKENGLTSLVSDQQAISTSHAPPQTGNTSEPHDDQCSHSATEEHETRDEVNT from the exons ATGGCTTTGAAGAGCTGCATGAATGTACTCTGTGGCGCGTCCACATCGATTGAGTGGAGAAACGGTTGGACTTTGCGATCTGGAGATTTTGCTAATCTCTGCGATAAGTGCgg GTCTGCATATGAACAATCAATATTCTGTGACGTGTTCCACTCAAAGGATTCTGGGTGGAGGGATTGCAATTCATGTGGCAAG CCTCTCCATTGTGGATGCATTGCTTCAAGGTTTTTGCTCGAGCTTCTTGATGGTGGGGGTATCAACTGTGTAAGCTGTGCTAAAAAGTCAGGATTTAACCAT ATGATTGAAGATGAAAAGCCTAATGGGTTTGGTATGGTGAAGGCCGATGCTGGTCAATTGCACTCAACCTCTGCAGACAACCAATTGAGTGGTGCGAGCATTGAAAACCTACAGCTTATGCAGTTGAGCAACAATGCAGAAAGCATTGGGTTGAGACAATTGCTTCAGCTTCACAATGATGACTCAAGTGGGTCTCTCGGGCAAATGAAACAGGATGAATTTTTGCCTCCTCCTAGGGAAATGGGAAACACATGCTTGACAAGTATTAATCAAGCATCTAATGGATCAGTTGAAGCTGTGAAACCTACCACTAgtaaagttaatatttttgaTTCATTGCCACAAACCAACTTGAGTATTTCTTTGGGTGGCTCGTTAGGGAACCAAAATGGCTTTCCTAGTTCAGTTGTAGATGAAAAGAGTAAGATGTCTTCAGTCTTGCAACAGGCATCCAAATCTCGCCATCTTCTGCCCAAGCCTCCAAGGTCGGTCCTTGCAACAGGTCTAGAGATGAATGCAGGAACGGTACCCCAGATACGTGTTGCTAGGCCCCCAGCAGAGGGACGTGGGCGGAATCAGTTGCTTCCTCGTTATTGGCCCAGGATTACGGACCAAGAATTACAACAAATTTCTGGAGA TTCAAATTCCACCATTGTTCCACTGTTTGAAAAGGTTTTGAGTGCAAGTGATGCTGGACGGATTGGTCGTTTGGTTCTGCCAAAAGCATGTGCTGAA GCTTATTTTCCCCCCATATCTCAACCAGAGGGTCTTCCCCTAAGAATTCAAGATGTGAAGGGAAAAGAATGGGTGTTTCAGTTCAGATTCTGGCCTAATAACAACAGCAGGATGTATGTTTTGGAGGGTGTGACTCCTTGCATACAGTCCATGCAGTTGCAAGCTGGAGATACTG TAACATTTAGCCGTAAGGATCCAGAAGGGAAGCTTGTTATGGGGTTTCGTAAAGCAACAAACACTGCTGTGGTGCAG GAAACCTTACCACCTGCCATTCCTAATGGCACTCTTTCAAGTGAAAGTTACTTTTCGGGTGTTTTTGAGAACCTGCCTATAATTAGTGGTTACTCTGGCCTTCTTCAGTCATTGAAGGGAAGCACAGATCCCCACCTAAATGGACTGTCAAAACATTCGAGTTTAGCTGGTGGTGATATTAGTGGGCATAAATCTGATATGCATGAGGACAGGATCAGGGAGGACTTATTACTAACATCTATGTTAACCCCAGAGAGAAAAAGAACTCGGAATATTGGGTCCAAAAGCAAGAGGTTGCTGATTGACAGTCAGGATGCTTTGGAGCTGAAACTTACTTGGGAAGAGGCTCAGGATTTGCTCCACCCACCCCCCAGTATCAAGCCAAGCATTGTTACAATTGAGGATCATGATTTTGAAGAATATGAT GAACCTCCAGTTTTTGGGAAGAGGAGTATCTTTGCAGTTCGTTCAACGGG GGGACAAGAGCAATGGGCTCAGTGTGATAATTGTTCTAAATGGAGAAGGGTGCCTGTCGATGCTCTTCTTCCACCTAAGTGGACATGTGCAGACAACAACTGGGACCAAAGCAG GTCTTCATGTTCCTTACCCGATGAACTCACCCCAAGGGAGCTAGAAATTCTTCTTAGATTGAACACAG ATTTCACAAAAAGGAGAATCATAGCATTTCATAGGCAAACTCAGGAGCATGAATCATCACCTGGTTTGAATGCTTTAGCCAATGCTGCAATCCTTGGAGACAATGTAGCTGATTCCGGCACTACGTCAGTGGCAACAACAACTAAACACCCGAGGCATCGTCCTGGTTGCTCCTGCATTGTGTGCATCCAGCCTCCGAGTGGGAAAGGAAAACACAAGCCAACATGCACATGTAATGTGTGCTTGACGGTTAAACGTCGTTTTAAAACCCTCATGATGCGCAAGAAAAAGCGTCAGTCGGAGCGTGAAGCAGAGATTGCTCTGAGGAATCAGCAAGCATGGGGTCCCAGAGAAGAAGCAGAAGTTGAAAGCAGCTCTAAACATGTATCACCGCACCACGATCCTTCTGAGAACGAAGCAAGGTCAGTTAACAAGTTAGAATCCAAGAACCAGAGCAACAACAACAAACTAGTGTCCAAAGTGGTTGAAGTCAACAAGGGACGGATAGACTTGAACTGCGACCCATGTCGTGACGATGATTCGCAATTTGGTTCCTCCACCCGCATGAGCATGATGAATCTTCTTCATGTTGCAAGCCTTCCATTGGAGACTTACCTTAAGGAGAATGGCCTTACAAGCTTGGTATCCGATCAACAAGCAATCTCGACGTCACATGCTCCACCACAGACTGGCAATACAAGCGAGCCACATGACGATCAATGTTCCCATTCTGCCACCGAAGAGCATGAGACTAGGGATGAAGTAAACACTTAA
- the LOC107906180 gene encoding RING-H2 finger protein ATL74, protein MSTLAPSNENQTYDPFLTPMENFYSHAIMKLAVLLLAMILVVQLNSLIHGRCRENPERAAATQLVTVGLKKRDLKRIPVAVYRTGGTSFTATDCPICLGEFLDGEKVRVLPKCNHGFHVKCIDKWLMSNSSCPNCRHSLLEHETVNRDAIAGPDRLPTDSGDVVIVVQEGS, encoded by the coding sequence ATGAGTACATTGGCACCATCCAACGAGAATCAAACCTATGATCCTTTCCTTACCCCGATGGAGAATTTCTACTCCCATGCGATTATGAAATTGGCCGTACTTCTTTTGGCAATGATATTAGTGGTTCAGTTGAATTCGCTCATCCATGGTCGCTGTAGGGAGAATCCGGAACGAGCGGCGGCGACTCAGTTGGTGACGGTGGGGTTGAAGAAACGGGACTTGAAACGAATCCCGGTGGCCGTTTACAGGACTGGCGGCACAAGCTTTACGGCCACCGACTGTCCCATTTGTCTTGGAGAGTTCTTAGATGGGGAAAAGGTACGAGTGTTACCAAAATGCAACCATGGATTCCATGTGAAGTGTATAGACAAATGGTTAATGTCGAACTCATCGTGCCCGAATTGTCGACATTCATTGCTCGAACATGAGACGGTGAACCGGGATGCTATCGCCGGTCCCGACCGGCTACCGACGGATAGTGGCGATGTTGTTATAGTTGTTCAAGAGGGAAGCTAG
- the LOC107906168 gene encoding RING-H2 finger protein ATL74: MDRRSMGETQISTLVPAVEKQTDDSYITKTTNFDTNMVIILAALLCAVLCALVFNSINRCRRRESPEQAAARLAATGLKKRDLRRIPVAVYGMGGASFTATECPICLGEFLDGEKVRVLPKCNHGFHVKCIDTWLMSHSSCPNCRHSLLEHKTENKDVTAGSGRQPTDNGDLVIFVQEGS, from the coding sequence ATGGATCGGCGGAGCATGGGGGAGACGCAGATCAGTACATTAGTACCTGCAGTTGAGAAACAAACCGATGATTCTTACATTACCAAGACGACGAATTTCGACACCAATATGGTTATCATATTAGCAGCACTTCTGTGTGCGGTGCTATGCGCGTTGGTGTTCAACTCCATCAACCGTTGTCGCCGTAGGGAGAGTCCGGAACAAGCGGCGGCTCGGCTTGCGGCAACGGGGTTGAAGAAACGAGATTTGAGACGGATCCCGGTGGCCGTTTACGGGATGGGCGGCGCGAGCTTTACGGCTACCGAGTGTCCCATTTGTCTTGGAGAGTTCTTGGATGGTGAAAAGGTACGAGTGTTACCAAAATGTAACCATGGGTTCCATGTGAAGTGCATAGATACATGGTTAATGTCGCACTCGTCGTGCCCGAATTGTCGACATTCCTTGCTCGAACATAAGACGGAGAACAAGGATGTCACCGCCGGTTCCGGTCGGCAACCGACGGACAATGGCGATCTTGTTATATTTGTTCAGGAGGGAAGCTAG